TTAAATTCGTGTTTCGTGCTAAATGTCCAAAATGCCGAAGCAAAGGCAGGTATATCTGGCGTCGAGAGCGCCGGCTCCATGAGTTTATATGCCCAAAGTGCGCTTACACTGAAAAAGCTATATGGACCTTTCCCTCAAATGTTTCTTGAAAAATTTGACGTGAGATATTCGACCCATGGATGTTTTGGTAATATCTAGGGCGGCATATAACCCACCGTTGCCACAAAAAGGACTTTTCTGAACTTTCTCATGACCTGAGTGGGCTGGTTTGCCTGACTTTTGTCACCCAAAACTGTATATAAGGTCCTGAGCGGCCCATGCGCCGGTCCTTTCGGGGCTCGGTAGAGATGAAATTCAAAACCGGATTCGGAATCATGCGAAAACTGAAAAGTTATTCACCCGATCGTTTGTGGAAGGAATGCCGCGCACGATGGCACCGTTTCAGATATCTGCGTAAAACAAAAATCCTGGCCGTTACCGGCAGCTGCGGTAAAACCACCGCCACCTATTTTTTGGGCAGGATTCTCGGCGAATGCGGCCCCTGTTATGCCGGCGTGCATCGCAATACCAGCAGGGCCATTTACAAAAATATGCGCAAAATGCGCACCTCCTACCGTTACCTGGTGCAGGAGATGGGCGTGGGCTTTCCCGGCGACATGGCCAAAAATATCCGTGCGCTGCCTCCGTATATCGGAATCGTGACCACCATCGGCCTGGATCATTACACCAGCTTCCGCAATCGGGAGGGCACTGCCGCAGAAAAGGGCACCCTGATTGCGGCTCTGCCGCCATCCGGTACCGCCGTGCTCAATGCCGATGATCCCCACGTGATGGCGATGGCATCGCAAACCCAAGCCAGCATTCTGACCTATGGGTGCAGTGAGCACGTGGATGTCCGTGGCAGCGCTATTTGCTCTGACTGGCCGCAACGCCTGTCGCTGAACGTGACCTATGGTGACCGAAGCGTTCGCGTCGAAACCGGTCTGTTCGGCGACCTGCTGGTTACTTCTCTGCTTGCCGCCATTGCGGGCGCCCTTGCCGCCGGCGTTTCGCTAGCGCAGTGTGCGGCCTCGCTGCACGGCGTCGAATCGTTCCCCGCCCGGCTTTCCATACACCGAAGCCCGCAGGGATCCTGGATGATCAACGATACATTCAAGGCACCGTTCTGGAGTGTTGAAAGAACCGTTGGCCTGATGAAAAACGCCGTCGCGCCGCGCAAAACCGTAGTGTTGGGTGTTTTCAGCGATACCGGCGGCTCCGGTTCACGGAAATACCGGGCCATGGCGAAGCTGGCGCTCGAAGTTGCGGACCGTGTCGTTTTTGTCGGCCCCAATGCTGCTCACGTTAGAAAAATCCAGACTGCAGAACTGGCGGATCGTCTTTTCACCTTCGACGGTTTTGAGACGGCCTATCGCTTTCTGGCCGATACCACCATTCAAAACGAACTGGTGTTACTTAAATCCGGAAGCATATATCACCTGGAACGCATGCTTCGCGGGCATGAAGAGGGGTTTAACTGTTGGCGGGAAACCTGTTCCGAAAAAATCGATTGTGCCGATTGCCCGAACAGATTCGGAACGCAGTCCGCAGATCGCTTTGATTGCTGAAGGTCTCCGCAGGCGGCAAAACCGCATCGCCACCGGT
This DNA window, taken from Syntrophotalea carbinolica DSM 2380, encodes the following:
- a CDS encoding Mur ligase family protein is translated as MRKLKSYSPDRLWKECRARWHRFRYLRKTKILAVTGSCGKTTATYFLGRILGECGPCYAGVHRNTSRAIYKNMRKMRTSYRYLVQEMGVGFPGDMAKNIRALPPYIGIVTTIGLDHYTSFRNREGTAAEKGTLIAALPPSGTAVLNADDPHVMAMASQTQASILTYGCSEHVDVRGSAICSDWPQRLSLNVTYGDRSVRVETGLFGDLLVTSLLAAIAGALAAGVSLAQCAASLHGVESFPARLSIHRSPQGSWMINDTFKAPFWSVERTVGLMKNAVAPRKTVVLGVFSDTGGSGSRKYRAMAKLALEVADRVVFVGPNAAHVRKIQTAELADRLFTFDGFETAYRFLADTTIQNELVLLKSGSIYHLERMLRGHEEGFNCWRETCSEKIDCADCPNRFGTQSADRFDC